CCTTGGTTTCTATGTCGTTCTTGTCTAAGTCAGCTTCCTCTGAGCCTCCTAGTTTAAAAGCCACCTTCTGACCTTCTGCTGGAGTGGCCTGGGGTGGAGGGTTGTGATGTAAAGAGTGTGGCTCCTTGAGGGCAAGTTTGCCTGAGTTTATATCCATCAGTGGAGTTTcacatggagcagcagctgtttctcCTAAATACATTATAGTCAATAAGAGAAGCGAGCAATGTCAATATTTTGTGTTACAAGTTAATGATGCACCATTGTTTATTATTACACATGATAATAACACATAAATCTGACTGCAGCAATATGTGGTCTGTTTTCTCTAAAGAGACTGTTGCTAGCATACCAGACCATTTGTGTGAAATGTCATTTTGGCAATCTATAcatttacaacaacaaaaaatacattttaaatactaAGCATGAAGTTGGTAATGGCAGATTTACTCACGTTTGATTTTCTTCTTTAGATGTGGACACACAATAAACCAGACAACCAAAGCTGTGACAAAGGCAGAACCCAGAGAAATGCACAGTGTACCCCACCATGGCACTTTGTTGAGCCCAAGCACTGTGCACACAAGACAGGAACAACTTCTGTATTACTGTGCACTGAGGCCTGCGTATCAGAAGCAGAACTGTTATTCTTTCTTGCAATCCATGACAGAAACGTGATGATTTTTCTAAGTAACAACATAATGTCCTGTCTGCTTTGGATATGTTAAAAATGATACAACATGTTCCAACAGCCATCTCCAAACGTTCAGTATGTTATTACAGACAAGAGTATCAGTGAGAGTACAAACTCCTTCAATCAGATAGTGAGAAAGGGACAAGCCTTGCAGCACAGTGATAAAATACTACTCACCCAACTCAGGACACTTCTAATAAATTCACTTTTCTTCAAATGTTGTCACTGTTTATCTTTTAGTGCTGAAATTAAGTTTAGTTTAATTAGGTTTGTATGACACTATAGAATTGCCCCTAATAAACCCAACTTACCTGTTTATCCTTGAGGCTACAGCAGCTTAAGGACAAATAAAAGGTCACATAGTGTAGGCTGTGTAAAGTAATGTGTCGTTTTTGGAAAGCAGGAGTTATGGTGTGTTACTCCTTGGCCCACACTCAGTGAACTTAATGTGTGTGCttgctttatttctgttttagttTTGAGCCCTTCTGTAAAAACGAATATTCTAGGGACAAACCTTTGCTTCTTGCTGAGTATGATCTGTATGTCTCATGCTGTCGCCTACATTTGTAGCTTATTAGCTTTCCATGCATCCTGTGACATTTGTTCACTTAATCTTatttcagcagctgctggaatACTGTGTAAATATGACACTCACGTGGTGCTCCTGTAAACATGATGGAGAAGAGGTTGATGCCCATAGTGATGGCGTAGAAGATAGGCAGGGCTCTCAGGCCATTGGGTACAGGGTTAGTCTGTAGAATAAAATGTGTCTGGGTCATATGTACAACTACTTATGAACCCCAGTTGCCAGGTCTGGGAAATTCCCCTGGAAACTGTTAAAAAAGTAATGGACCTGTAAGAATCtttggcaggtgattggatgaacctTCAACGAATCAGATCCAAAGCAGAaccacaacaagctgctggggAGCCTGAAGCTTGTGGTTTCCAGTTCGTATGACATACTAAGTTAGCCAATGTTAAAGTCACATGGAAGCTACCCCATTGAGTAATAGAATTAATGAAACTAATTCCCTTTGTCAACTTTAAcctatttaaagtttttaaaaactttaaaactttaaatatgCAGGTTGCACAGGACTAATTTAACTAATTAACTTTTTACTGTAATAGTGGATCAGATATCTTCTTCCACCACTGATGATTTTTTATGAATCTTAACAACAATAAACTGACCTCAGTTTATTACTTCATTACTTACCTTGTTCAGAATGAATTTGCGGACAAAGTAGAAGAGAATTCCTGACATTATGCCAGACAGCACAGGTGACAGGAACCAGGATGCCActatagacagacagatagaaatTAATTCATCACCTTTTATCTGGGCTTGTATTTTACACTTTACATGTATACAAATAGTAGGGGAAAAATCATATATTCACCTATGCGTAGCAGTTCCATCCATTTAACCCCTTGGTGACCTCTGGCTACCATGGAGAATCCAATTGTGGCTCCAACAATGCAGTGGGTTCCAGAAATGGGGAGCTTCAGGAATGATGCAGCCAGCTGCCATACGGCAGAGCCTGTggtacaaaaacatacacaaggCTTGTCCTCACATTCTGAAAACCACCCAAACAGCATGCGTTATATGCATGCATCTTGGGACATTACAGTGTCATTTCTGTGAGTGCTTACCAAACATGGAGCTTATTGACCCTGCCATCAGGAGGTGCTCTGAGCCATTGTACATCTGGACATCAATAATACCCTGTCGGATGGTCTCACTGACTTTGGCCCCCAGCAGCACTGAGCCCACTGTTTCAAAGACTGTAGCCAGGATGCAGGCCTGCCGCAAAGTGACCACCCCAGATCCCACTGCTGTACCAAAGGAGTTGGCCACATCATTGGCCCCCACAGAGAAAGCCAGGATGAAGGCAATTACAAAGCCAAGCACTAACAGCCACAAGTAGCCTGACATGTCAGACTGTGAGGCCAAAACCACGGTGGTGGCAGCCGCCAGGGTTGTGAGTGTAGGTGAATCCATCATTATTTGcaataaaatgttatttacacaaaaaatgtgtgtgtttaacaaagCTTTATGAGGTAATGTTTGTTTATAAATTAATCTCTATGAAAAAAGGTGGTTCTGTGCTAACAAAGTGCTAttgaaaagaaaaggtgaaATTTAGTGCTAGCTGATTATAGAGGATTTGTTCCTAGgtatcaaaataaaatgacagactATGGAGGGGAGAGAGACATCCATTTTGGAGGTGAGCCCTGTGATGAAGTGTGctgcaaaaaacacagaagtgCATGAGTTAGCCTGTTGCTTATTATTCACAGGAACAGAATCTAAGCTGAGTTACATATTAACATATTAACAGCTAGCATTTGGTGGCCATGCATGATTTACACAGGTATTTACTGGGGAATGATGAAGGGAAGcgttttatttgtatatttgtttATTGCCTCTTTACAGCCTAGCAGTGTGAGAAAGTTTACAGTTTAGCAACATATCACGGATGTTAGAGTAAATGTGTGAGCTGTAATAATCAAAATGTAATTGaatgacaaagacagaaaaatctTCAGGATACTTCTGATTATACTACTAAGTTTAAAACTAGTTTTTTATGGCCAGTCTCTCTATGTCACGGTAGAATGTTCTTTCTGCAGTCGTCACTCCAGTTTGCTGCTCTTTTACGTGTGTTTAGTCTCCTGTGGTGTTTTATTAAGATTTAGGATAAATCCATCCATCTAATGAAATCTAGCATTGTAATCAATCCAGAGGTGCACAATTTACTTTCGCATAATTAAAGTAGCCTCTAAAATTCCAGACTCTGCATCGTAAACACCACAGATAAATCCACTTAGAACTTCAAAACGAGACCTTGACGCTGCGAATAAGCGGCCTATTCACTCAGTCTGAACAGCAGTATGGAAAAAAGCGGTAAGTTAATCTCCTTAGTTGCTCTTGCATAATtcaaacagagaaacagcacaatgaaaaacacagtgagACCGTGATTTGACAGCTAGAAATAAAGTGGCACTTACCTAAGAGGCCAAAGTTTGTGCGTGTTTGGAGAGTCCTGCGCGCTCCCTGCGCTCTGCTGCCAGGTGCGAGCAGCCTCAGTGACAGGTGACAGGCTGACGGAGGGGCGCAGTTGAGCGGCCTGCTGCGTTTGGGTGCTCCTGGATCGAGGTTGGTTTATATATTGAGCTAGTGAGAACACGCCTTTCCACTCCGGTCACGAGACAGCAACCGCACAGGAGCTAATGTTTAGCTTTGCGAGGGGAAAGAATAATTACAGTTGTGTGCTGATTATGTTGCTTTACCTTATCCCCAAATTATCTTTCACCGCGGAGCAGAAATGTCTATTGTTTTGCCTAAATATATCTTTTTCTAGTtcctaaagaaaaaaacaaacataagatCACATTGCGCTTATGGTGGAGTTTTTTTAATCTGTACAGCACTCACTTAACTTATTATACCAGGCCAGTAGTTTGACTTAATAAATGCAGCAGTCTACCTATGACAGTAACAGTTTGTGAACTACATGTAAAAATGGAGCTGACATAAAATCTAAAATGACTGCACAAGATGCCTCTATTTCATCAACATGGCCATCACTCTGATGCCATCTGCTGGTCAAATGTAGCATGTTCTGTCTGTTTGTATTAGAGAGTAATGTGCACGATGACTAGAATATTATTGGCGTCACTACAATCTGTTGTCTTTATCACAGAAAATTGAAATAATGAAGAATCACCTCCAGTGTGCAGTTCATTGAGGAAATGTGGGAATGTGAACCTGTGTTACTGATCTACCACTAATATTCACCACTAATAGTCACTTTTCTTAGAAACAGCACTTCAAGTGTCAGCAGaacagcctttttttctgaaatgctACAGTGCCTCCAGATCTGCTGATAAGTTCCTCTTTATTACTTATTAATTTAACCCTTGTAGGATAAAGGAGTTTGAATGTGTGTCCGGTGCAGACAAGTGCCAGCTGTGTGGAATCTTTTGCCCTCTAAAGCATGTGGCAAATGAACTGAAAAGACCTCTAGTGACCAGAAGGTAGCAGAAGCAGTGAGCACATGCACGAGTATCTAAGCATTAGTGTCACAAACACCCCACACTTAGCCAACTGTG
The genomic region above belongs to Parambassis ranga chromosome 9, fParRan2.1, whole genome shotgun sequence and contains:
- the slc20a1a gene encoding sodium-dependent phosphate transporter 1-A; amino-acid sequence: MMDSPTLTTLAAATTVVLASQSDMSGYLWLLVLGFVIAFILAFSVGANDVANSFGTAVGSGVVTLRQACILATVFETVGSVLLGAKVSETIRQGIIDVQMYNGSEHLLMAGSISSMFGSAVWQLAASFLKLPISGTHCIVGATIGFSMVARGHQGVKWMELLRIVASWFLSPVLSGIMSGILFYFVRKFILNKTNPVPNGLRALPIFYAITMGINLFSIMFTGAPLLGLNKVPWWGTLCISLGSAFVTALVVWFIVCPHLKKKIKRETAAAPCETPLMDINSGKLALKEPHSLHHNPPPQATPAEGQKVAFKLGGSEEADLDKNDIETKDLEMSNGLNGTVGPMMITDPHSGRSHTVHKDSGLYKDLLHKLHMAKVGECIGDSDNEERPIRRNNSYTSYTMAIYGIQGDPKYKDVDTGLQRRSRVDSYSSYNSTVSSGSTIQDGSVTKEEAGSVAALAEDELEVDHPAVSLLFQFLQILTACFGSFAHGGNDVSNAIGPLVALWLVYESGSVVSTAPTPMWLLLYGGVGICAGLWVWGRRVIQTMGKDLTPITPSSGFSIELASAITVVVASNIGLPVSTTHCKVGSVVAVGWLRSRKSVDWRLFRNIFIAWFVTVPISGLISAAIMALFIYAIL